One window from the genome of Candidatus Didemnitutus sp. encodes:
- a CDS encoding sel1 repeat family protein: MLTQNRLAAPLLAFALLFGSASAADRNRPIAPETAPARSEAVKKQILAKYREAEILAEKGDADAMLMLGRAYHLGDVYPQDTAKAWDWYLRSYAAGDVLALNNIAIMFRDGVGAEKNYKIAYAIVLWIHMEIGAPPNIMAYVNSNLRELSACISQKDREEALSYTTEYLSQVVHSRGTNMKPGADVLPSKTKLRIKDKNWWLPAEKQQLRFRSPPPWDREQH; encoded by the coding sequence ATGCTCACTCAAAACCGTCTTGCCGCCCCCTTACTTGCATTCGCGCTGCTATTCGGAAGTGCGTCAGCTGCCGATCGTAATCGTCCGATCGCGCCTGAAACAGCGCCGGCACGAAGCGAGGCGGTGAAAAAGCAAATCCTGGCAAAATATCGCGAGGCCGAAATTCTCGCCGAGAAGGGTGATGCCGACGCAATGCTCATGCTCGGGCGCGCCTATCATTTGGGTGATGTTTATCCCCAAGATACGGCAAAAGCGTGGGATTGGTATCTGCGCTCCTATGCCGCAGGCGATGTTCTAGCGCTCAACAACATCGCGATCATGTTCAGGGACGGCGTCGGTGCAGAGAAAAACTACAAGATCGCCTATGCTATCGTCCTGTGGATCCACATGGAAATCGGTGCTCCACCGAACATCATGGCATATGTGAACTCCAACCTGCGGGAACTATCAGCCTGCATCAGCCAGAAAGACCGCGAGGAGGCGCTTTCCTACACGACCGAATATCTCAGCCAAGTGGTGCATAGTCGCGGCACGAACATGAAGCCCGGAGCAGATGTGTTGCCGTCGAAAACGAAGCTCAGAATCAAGGACAAGAACTGGTGGCTCCCCGCAGAAAAACAGCAGCTCCGCTTCCGCTCGCCTCCGCCGTGGGACCGCGAGCAGCACTAG
- a CDS encoding carbonic anhydrase translates to MAAGLAAVGGFFPATLGAAEGARVRPDSALELLVAGNARFVAGHAIRPDQSLMRRAELVKGQQPFAIVLTCADSRVAPEIYFDQGLGSIFVIRNAGNVLDDHVVGSIEYAVEHLGAGLIVVVGHSKCGAVAATLAGGHAPGHLPSIVRSIEPAVKRSAGEPGDKIDNAVRTNAQLVAAELQACGPMLSEAVARGNLKVVAARYDLASGKVRMLPPLAAGAPAERAEHAPAVPAAEAHPPAHAP, encoded by the coding sequence GTGGCCGCGGGACTGGCCGCAGTTGGCGGATTTTTCCCCGCTACGTTGGGTGCTGCCGAAGGGGCGCGCGTGAGGCCGGACTCGGCGCTCGAATTGCTGGTCGCGGGCAACGCGAGGTTCGTCGCGGGGCACGCGATTCGGCCCGACCAGAGCCTGATGCGGCGCGCCGAGCTCGTGAAGGGTCAGCAGCCATTCGCGATCGTGCTCACCTGTGCGGATTCGCGCGTGGCGCCGGAGATCTATTTCGACCAGGGGCTCGGGAGCATTTTCGTGATCCGCAATGCGGGCAACGTCCTCGACGATCATGTGGTCGGCAGCATCGAATACGCGGTGGAACATCTCGGCGCGGGACTGATCGTCGTGGTGGGCCACAGCAAGTGCGGCGCCGTCGCCGCGACACTTGCTGGCGGGCACGCGCCCGGACATCTCCCGAGCATCGTGCGCTCCATCGAGCCGGCGGTGAAACGCAGCGCGGGCGAGCCGGGGGACAAGATCGACAACGCCGTGCGCACGAATGCGCAGCTCGTGGCCGCCGAATTGCAGGCGTGCGGCCCGATGTTGAGCGAGGCGGTCGCGCGCGGGAATTTGAAGGTCGTCGCCGCGCGCTACGATCTCGCGAGCGGGAAGGTGCGGATGCTGCCGCCACTCGCGGCAGGTGCGCCCGCGGAAAGGGCGGAACACGCTCCGGCAG
- a CDS encoding haloacid dehalogenase-like hydrolase translates to MKKLILWDIDGTLIRTNRAGIVALVRAFTALHGREPDMTKVEVSGRTDRWIIRRMLEEHGMAPTAENIHAILEGYLQLLQGEIAARSGRILPGITELLETLHRRDDVVQALLTGNVERGARIKLEHYRVWHYFPFGAFGDDSPLRNDLGPHALRRAKERHAIDFAPERTFVIGDTPHDIECGKAIGARTIGVATGMFSVAQLAEHAPTAVFADFADTSALLRVIDA, encoded by the coding sequence GTGAAAAAACTCATCCTGTGGGACATCGACGGCACCCTCATCCGCACCAACCGCGCGGGCATCGTCGCGCTCGTGCGCGCGTTCACGGCCCTGCACGGTCGCGAGCCCGACATGACAAAGGTCGAGGTCTCCGGCCGCACCGACCGCTGGATCATCCGTCGCATGCTCGAGGAGCACGGCATGGCGCCGACGGCGGAAAACATCCACGCCATCCTCGAAGGTTACCTCCAACTCCTCCAAGGCGAGATCGCCGCGCGCTCCGGCCGAATCCTGCCCGGCATCACCGAGCTCCTTGAAACGCTCCACCGGCGCGACGACGTCGTGCAGGCGCTCCTGACCGGCAACGTCGAACGCGGCGCCCGCATCAAGCTCGAGCACTACCGCGTGTGGCACTACTTTCCCTTCGGCGCGTTCGGCGACGACAGCCCGCTGCGCAACGACCTCGGCCCGCACGCGCTGCGCCGCGCCAAGGAGCGGCACGCGATCGATTTCGCGCCGGAGCGCACCTTCGTCATCGGCGACACGCCGCACGACATCGAGTGCGGCAAGGCGATCGGCGCGCGCACCATCGGCGTGGCGACCGGGATGTTCTCCGTCGCACAACTCGCCGAGCACGCCCCCACGGCGGTATTCGCAGACTTCGCCGACACCAGTGCGCTGCTCCGCGTGATCGACGCCTGA
- the rpiB gene encoding ribose 5-phosphate isomerase B: protein MKKFSIAIGSDHAGFAYKEKIKALLLADGHVVRDFGTYSDAPCDYPDFIRPVAEAVARGEFERGIVLGGSGNGEAITANRVKGVRCGLCWNEQVAIWNRSHNDGNVLSLGQRTITEEEALKIVRVWLDTAFEGGRHLARIAKIDA, encoded by the coding sequence ATGAAGAAATTTTCCATCGCCATCGGCTCCGACCACGCCGGCTTCGCCTACAAGGAGAAGATCAAAGCCCTGCTGCTCGCCGACGGACACGTCGTCCGCGACTTCGGCACCTACTCCGATGCGCCGTGCGACTATCCGGACTTCATCCGCCCGGTCGCCGAGGCGGTCGCGCGCGGTGAATTCGAGCGCGGCATCGTGCTCGGCGGCTCGGGCAACGGCGAGGCGATCACCGCCAACCGCGTCAAAGGCGTCCGCTGCGGCCTCTGCTGGAACGAGCAGGTCGCCATCTGGAATCGCTCGCACAACGACGGCAACGTCCTCTCTCTCGGCCAGCGCACCATCACTGAAGAGGAAGCACTCAAGATCGTCCGCGTCTGGCTCGACACCGCCTTCGAAGGCGGCCGCCACCTCGCTCGCATCGCCAAAATCGACGCCTGA
- a CDS encoding alpha/beta hydrolase — protein sequence MSSLSYQHVFEPARDPTAAPLLLLHGTGGDEHDLLRVGRQLSPGAALLSPRGDVLERGAPRFFRRLAEGVFDLADVERRTHALAAFIAAAAQHYGFDASRLTALGFSNGANIAASLLLLRPESLAAAVLLRPMVVLDPAPDAVPALTGKRVLISSGNFDPIVPADHPTRLAATFRRAGADVTLRAHAASHGLVPGDFAAAQEFLAATNSR from the coding sequence ATGTCGTCCCTCTCCTACCAACACGTCTTCGAACCCGCCCGCGATCCGACGGCCGCGCCGCTGCTCCTGCTCCACGGCACGGGTGGCGACGAGCACGACTTGCTCCGCGTCGGCCGCCAGCTCTCACCCGGCGCCGCGCTGCTCAGCCCGCGCGGTGACGTGCTCGAGCGTGGTGCCCCGCGCTTTTTCCGGCGCTTGGCCGAAGGCGTGTTCGATCTCGCCGACGTCGAGCGCCGCACGCACGCGCTCGCCGCCTTCATCGCCGCCGCCGCCCAACACTACGGCTTCGACGCCTCGCGCCTCACCGCCCTCGGCTTCTCCAACGGCGCCAACATCGCCGCTTCGCTCCTCCTGTTGCGCCCCGAATCGCTCGCCGCCGCCGTGCTCCTGCGCCCGATGGTCGTGCTCGACCCTGCGCCCGACGCCGTGCCCGCGCTCACCGGCAAACGCGTGCTGATCTCCTCGGGCAACTTCGACCCCATCGTGCCCGCGGATCACCCGACCCGCCTCGCCGCAACTTTCCGTCGCGCCGGCGCCGATGTCACGCTGCGCGCCCACGCCGCCAGCCACGGACTCGTGCCGGGAGATTTCGCCGCCGCACAGGAATTTCTCGCCGCGACGAACTCGCGTTAG
- a CDS encoding alkaline phosphatase D family protein: MKTKISRRTFLKTAAALGASLAWAGTARGSRVEWQERRDLFPEGVASGDPDPHSVILWTRRPFAEGTREFLNVEVAEDEAFRRVVVTAKTPVSSAADWTARVLIGGLQPAHVYWYRFTDADGHGSRIGRTITAPSDDDPRTVNFAFVSCQDVNEGKLNAFRRMIYEDERAPAAEQLGFILHLGDFIYEVVQYPDEVKTRYDRTIYEVARIPDGQKVGNFHIPLTLEGYRAIYKGYLADPDLQDARARWPFVAIWDNHEFSWQGWQSIVKTPAFERPGQTVKVAANQAWFEYLPARVAPPSGTLERFDPPAVENVPIKEWDRNGLGLEPNNLTAINSLQGYRALRYGRHCDVIITDQHSYRSADPFTDPSLNQLGNGEFQGMFPEAGFRVLDGGRDFNGGNPPTEVSYGETRVANPQRHAPPQTLIGAEQKAWFKDRLKSSTATWKIWGNSLGALDRRVDPQNLPPGLTKEAWPKDGGYASIYGGDWGTAYAERAEIYGLVRDAQITGFAIVSGDRHSFWSGYATAELPPGKFEPVGLSFVGGSLISPNTMEALEHGLRKNVPLRDLFLLDREGAKPDWTYNLLLRHGVRSCLEYAKTLDLQRARALSNPELAPHLEFLDLGGHGYAKVRLTADEMRTEFVCIPRPITRSETPDGGPLRYRVLHTAPLWKSGERPQMKVTVLEGDVGLSI, from the coding sequence ATGAAGACGAAGATCAGCCGCCGCACTTTTCTCAAAACCGCCGCCGCACTCGGCGCTTCACTGGCGTGGGCCGGCACGGCGCGCGGCTCACGCGTCGAGTGGCAAGAGCGGCGCGATCTCTTTCCCGAAGGCGTCGCCTCGGGCGATCCCGATCCGCACAGCGTCATCCTGTGGACGCGACGTCCGTTTGCCGAAGGCACACGCGAATTTTTGAACGTCGAGGTCGCGGAGGATGAGGCATTCCGTCGTGTTGTCGTGACCGCGAAGACTCCGGTTTCCAGCGCCGCGGACTGGACCGCGCGCGTCCTGATCGGCGGACTCCAGCCGGCGCACGTTTACTGGTATCGGTTCACTGATGCCGACGGCCACGGTAGCCGCATCGGCCGCACGATCACCGCGCCGTCGGACGACGATCCACGCACCGTGAACTTCGCCTTCGTGAGTTGCCAGGACGTCAACGAAGGCAAGCTCAACGCGTTTCGCCGGATGATCTACGAGGACGAACGCGCGCCGGCCGCGGAGCAGCTCGGTTTCATTCTGCACTTGGGCGATTTCATCTACGAGGTCGTGCAGTATCCCGACGAGGTGAAGACGCGTTACGATCGCACGATCTACGAGGTCGCACGCATCCCCGACGGCCAAAAGGTCGGCAATTTCCACATCCCGCTCACGCTCGAGGGCTACCGCGCCATCTACAAAGGTTACCTCGCCGATCCCGACCTCCAGGACGCCCGCGCGCGCTGGCCGTTCGTCGCGATCTGGGACAATCACGAATTCTCGTGGCAAGGATGGCAGAGCATCGTGAAGACCCCCGCGTTCGAGCGGCCGGGCCAGACCGTGAAGGTCGCCGCCAACCAGGCGTGGTTCGAATATCTCCCCGCCCGCGTCGCCCCGCCGAGCGGGACGCTCGAACGTTTCGATCCGCCCGCCGTGGAGAACGTGCCGATCAAGGAATGGGACCGCAACGGGCTCGGTCTCGAGCCGAACAACCTGACCGCGATCAACAGCCTCCAGGGCTACCGCGCGCTGCGCTACGGTCGTCACTGCGACGTCATCATCACCGACCAGCACAGCTACCGGAGCGCGGATCCGTTCACCGATCCGTCACTCAACCAGCTCGGCAACGGCGAATTCCAAGGGATGTTTCCCGAGGCGGGATTTCGGGTGCTCGACGGCGGGCGCGATTTCAACGGCGGCAATCCTCCGACGGAAGTCAGCTATGGCGAGACGCGCGTGGCCAACCCACAGCGCCACGCTCCGCCGCAAACGCTCATCGGGGCGGAGCAAAAAGCCTGGTTCAAGGATAGGCTCAAGAGCTCGACCGCCACTTGGAAGATTTGGGGAAACTCGCTGGGCGCGCTGGACCGGCGCGTCGATCCGCAGAACCTGCCTCCGGGCCTCACCAAGGAGGCCTGGCCGAAAGACGGCGGCTACGCGTCCATCTACGGCGGCGACTGGGGCACCGCCTACGCCGAGCGCGCGGAAATTTACGGGCTCGTGCGCGACGCGCAGATCACCGGCTTCGCCATCGTCTCGGGCGACCGTCACAGCTTCTGGTCGGGATATGCGACCGCGGAGCTCCCGCCCGGCAAGTTCGAGCCCGTCGGCCTGAGCTTCGTGGGCGGGTCGCTGATCAGTCCCAACACCATGGAGGCTCTCGAGCACGGTCTCCGGAAAAACGTCCCGCTGCGCGACCTGTTTCTCCTCGACCGCGAGGGTGCGAAGCCGGACTGGACCTACAACCTGCTGCTGCGACACGGTGTCCGCTCCTGCCTCGAATACGCCAAGACTCTCGACCTCCAACGCGCCCGCGCGCTCTCCAACCCGGAGCTGGCTCCGCACCTCGAGTTCCTCGATCTCGGCGGACACGGTTACGCAAAGGTCAGGCTCACGGCCGACGAGATGCGCACCGAGTTCGTCTGCATCCCGCGCCCGATCACGCGCAGCGAAACGCCCGACGGCGGCCCGCTCCGGTATCGGGTCCTGCACACCGCTCCGCTGTGGAAGAGCGGCGAGCGCCCGCAGATGAAAGTCACCGTGCTCGAGGGCGACGTGGGACTGTCGATCTGA
- a CDS encoding metal-dependent hydrolase — protein sequence MRLTYFGHSTFLLETARARIVFDPFFDDNPASKTKARDIACDYLVVSHGHSDHCADALAIAQRTGATIIANYEIAEYFAKKGAKTHDLNPGGGHDFPFGRVKLTLAFHTSSIELEPNPPYGGTACGVLVSADGKHVYHAGDTALFSDMALIGRVGLDLAMIPIGDSYTMGPDDALLALDYLRPKVAVPMHYNTWPKIAQDGAAFAQRAARANHPVRALRPGEQLEF from the coding sequence ATGCGCCTCACCTACTTCGGCCACTCCACCTTCCTCCTCGAGACCGCCCGGGCCCGCATCGTCTTCGACCCATTCTTCGACGACAACCCCGCCAGCAAAACCAAAGCGCGCGACATCGCGTGCGACTATCTCGTCGTCTCGCACGGCCACTCCGACCACTGCGCCGACGCCCTCGCCATCGCCCAGCGCACCGGCGCCACCATCATCGCCAACTACGAGATCGCCGAATACTTCGCGAAAAAAGGCGCGAAGACCCACGACCTCAACCCCGGTGGCGGCCACGATTTCCCCTTCGGCCGCGTGAAGCTCACCCTCGCCTTCCACACTTCGAGCATCGAACTCGAGCCCAACCCGCCCTACGGCGGCACCGCCTGCGGCGTGCTCGTCTCCGCCGACGGCAAGCACGTCTACCACGCCGGCGACACCGCGCTGTTCTCCGACATGGCGCTCATCGGCCGCGTCGGCCTCGACCTCGCGATGATTCCCATCGGCGACAGCTACACCATGGGCCCCGACGACGCGCTGCTCGCCCTCGACTACCTGCGCCCGAAAGTCGCCGTGCCGATGCACTACAACACCTGGCCGAAGATCGCGCAGGACGGCGCCGCCTTCGCCCAACGCGCCGCCCGCGCCAACCACCCCGTCCGCGCCCTCCGTCCCGGCGAGCAACTGGAATTCTAG
- a CDS encoding aldo/keto reductase, which translates to MPYRRVGTTGLKVSALSFGAWVTFGNQIGSDTARDLMHTAYDAGVNFFDNAEGYADGQAEIVMGDILKKSGWRRGSYVLSTKIYFGAEHDGPNEMGLSRKHLIEGCEASLRRLQHDHVDILYCHRPDPETPLMETVRAMHDLITQGKVLYWGTSEWSTEQINESFEICEKYGFHAPVAEQPQYNLFHRSRFEKELAPLCKARGYGTTTWSPLASGLLTGKYNDGVPADSRLHMESLEWLRKRLTGFGSERKVEAVKKFAALAQRIGTPLPQLAIAWCLKNPNVSTVILGASRPEQLRENFGALATLEKMTPQVMAELDQISRAVAE; encoded by the coding sequence ATGCCCTATCGCCGAGTCGGCACGACCGGCCTCAAAGTCTCCGCGCTTTCCTTCGGCGCGTGGGTCACCTTCGGCAACCAGATCGGCAGCGACACCGCGCGCGATCTCATGCACACGGCCTACGACGCCGGGGTGAACTTCTTCGACAACGCCGAGGGCTACGCCGACGGACAGGCCGAGATCGTCATGGGCGACATCCTGAAAAAATCCGGCTGGCGCCGCGGCAGCTACGTCCTCTCCACCAAAATCTACTTCGGCGCCGAGCACGACGGCCCGAACGAGATGGGCCTTTCGCGCAAACACCTCATCGAGGGTTGCGAAGCCTCGCTCCGCCGCCTCCAGCACGACCACGTCGACATCCTGTATTGCCACCGCCCCGACCCCGAGACGCCGCTGATGGAGACCGTGCGCGCGATGCACGACCTCATCACCCAAGGCAAAGTCCTTTACTGGGGCACCAGCGAATGGAGCACCGAGCAGATCAACGAGTCGTTCGAGATCTGCGAGAAATACGGCTTCCACGCCCCCGTCGCCGAGCAGCCCCAATACAACCTCTTCCACCGCTCCCGCTTCGAGAAGGAACTCGCGCCGCTCTGCAAAGCCCGAGGCTACGGCACCACGACTTGGTCGCCGCTCGCCAGCGGCCTGCTCACCGGCAAATACAACGACGGCGTCCCCGCCGACTCGCGCCTCCACATGGAAAGCCTCGAGTGGCTCCGCAAGCGCCTCACCGGTTTCGGCTCCGAGCGGAAGGTCGAGGCCGTGAAAAAATTCGCCGCCCTCGCCCAACGCATCGGCACGCCGCTCCCGCAGCTCGCCATCGCCTGGTGCCTGAAAAACCCGAACGTTTCCACGGTCATCCTCGGCGCCTCCCGCCCCGAACAGCTCCGCGAAAACTTCGGCGCCCTCGCGACCCTCGAAAAGATGACCCCACAAGTCATGGCCGAGCTCGACCAAATCTCCCGCGCCGTCGCCGAGTGA
- a CDS encoding MarR family transcriptional regulator, translating to MGTRHRGTIEEINALNAFIKLQRASESVSSRVHAVLPEGLTVTQFGVLESIYHIGPLCQGELAEKLLRSGGNLTLVVDNLEKAGLVARERDPADRRFVVVKLTDKGQKFIAELFPKVVANVSREMNRLSSTELLDLGRLCKKIGLPPG from the coding sequence ATGGGAACACGCCACCGCGGCACAATCGAAGAGATCAACGCCCTGAACGCCTTCATCAAGCTCCAGCGCGCCTCCGAATCCGTCTCTTCCCGCGTCCACGCCGTCCTGCCCGAAGGGCTGACCGTCACCCAATTCGGCGTCCTCGAATCGATCTATCACATCGGACCGCTCTGCCAGGGCGAACTCGCCGAAAAGCTCCTCCGCTCCGGCGGCAATCTCACTCTCGTGGTCGACAACCTGGAGAAGGCCGGCCTCGTCGCCCGCGAGCGCGATCCCGCCGACCGCCGCTTCGTCGTCGTGAAACTCACCGACAAGGGCCAGAAGTTCATCGCGGAACTCTTCCCCAAGGTCGTCGCCAATGTCTCGCGCGAGATGAACCGCCTCTCTTCCACCGAGCTCCTCGATCTCGGTCGCCTCTGCAAAAAGATCGGCCTGCCGCCGGGTTGA
- a CDS encoding ring-cleaving dioxygenase produces MQLLGLHHITAIAADPKTNLDFYTRVLGLRFVKKSVNQDDPGTYHLYYGDNVGSPGTALTFFPWQGLRRGRPGTGQAYATAFSIPAGSLAYWQKRLADLRVATEPLSTRLGDQVLAFTDPDGMRLELIATTEPDSRAPAPSTDVPAEHGIRGFHSSTLALTDAGPTAALLTRVMGYRLHAEEPHRARYTVANGGPGTYVDLYTDPKLPRGLNGAGTVHHIAFRVADDAQHLAAHEQLVAAGAHVSPVIDRAYFKSIYYREPAGVLFEIATDQPGFAIDESVETLGQKLSLPPRLEPHRAEIEAALPKLD; encoded by the coding sequence ATGCAACTCCTCGGACTCCACCACATCACCGCCATCGCCGCCGACCCGAAGACCAATCTGGACTTCTACACCCGCGTCCTCGGCCTCCGTTTCGTCAAGAAGTCGGTCAACCAGGACGATCCCGGCACCTACCACCTCTACTACGGCGACAACGTCGGCTCGCCCGGCACGGCGCTGACCTTCTTCCCCTGGCAAGGCCTCCGCCGCGGCCGCCCCGGCACCGGCCAGGCCTACGCGACCGCTTTTTCCATCCCCGCGGGCTCCCTCGCCTACTGGCAAAAACGCCTCGCCGACCTGCGCGTCGCGACTGAGCCGTTGAGCACGCGCCTCGGCGACCAGGTTCTCGCTTTCACCGATCCGGACGGCATGCGCCTCGAACTGATCGCGACAACCGAACCAGACTCGCGCGCGCCCGCTCCCTCGACCGACGTGCCGGCCGAGCACGGCATCCGCGGCTTCCACAGCAGCACGCTGGCGCTCACCGATGCCGGACCGACTGCCGCCTTGCTGACCCGCGTCATGGGCTACCGGCTCCATGCCGAGGAGCCGCACCGCGCCCGCTACACCGTGGCGAACGGCGGGCCCGGCACCTACGTCGATCTCTACACCGACCCGAAGCTCCCGCGCGGCCTGAACGGCGCCGGCACGGTGCACCACATTGCATTCCGCGTCGCCGACGACGCGCAGCACCTCGCCGCACACGAGCAGCTCGTCGCCGCCGGCGCTCACGTCAGCCCCGTGATCGACCGCGCCTACTTCAAATCGATCTACTACCGCGAGCCCGCCGGCGTGCTCTTCGAGATCGCGACCGACCAGCCCGGGTTCGCCATCGACGAATCCGTCGAAACCCTCGGCCAAAAGCTCTCTCTCCCGCCGCGCCTCGAACCGCACCGCGCCGAGATCGAAGCCGCGCTCCCGAAACTCGACTGA
- a CDS encoding transketolase, whose translation MTFPATPTLFQRRDLRLADLERDRSGSLLQLYAWMQLARTGDNRILDLFRQGLIRGTVTGGQGNEALICPLALLADKSVDVVSFSHRGFGGHLIWSGHLCDHLAQYFANSGSPTKAREGNIHHGDPAARSLPMISHLGIMLSNVIGAVDSQRRAGKPAVGFAFFGDGSSSTGDVHESLNLAALLGVPVVFVIENNKYAYSTPVCEQFVSPNLFERAKGYGMEGFSMDCSDPEHVVRTLGAAIERARTTSRPILIEAHTFRLRGHAAYDTCDYMQPGEAEAILAEDPLPRWRAKLAAAGLGAQLDAIDAQVREFVETSIKAAMALPPITPEGMLEDLFAPDAPALPWKAEPAAAENITMAQAINRALRKILAERPESLVLGQDIGTYGGAFKVTESLLKDFGRPRVLSTPLCESASTGYAIGLASIGHRPIEEFQFADFATDATTQIVLNAATYHFRAGQKVPLVFRFPCGGGLTFGSFHSQELESALLSFPGLKALYPSTPQDAFNALLAAYEDDNPVIVFEHKGLYRRGKHPVQWDPNYRSVWQPHHVRTGDFATIVTYGEMVLHCTDACQYFADEYETTFDLFDLRALSPLKLDAIKASVARTGRLVIVHEGRKTHGFGAELVARLTEEHWGQLKAAPLRIAALDIPVPFAPELEAVYRPSKDKIIDAIAAWMG comes from the coding sequence ATGACGTTCCCCGCCACGCCCACGCTGTTCCAACGCCGCGACCTCCGCCTCGCCGACCTCGAACGCGACCGCTCCGGCTCGCTCCTGCAACTCTACGCCTGGATGCAGCTCGCGCGCACCGGCGACAACCGCATCCTCGACCTCTTCCGCCAAGGTCTCATCCGCGGCACGGTCACCGGCGGCCAGGGCAACGAAGCCCTCATCTGCCCGCTCGCCCTCCTCGCCGACAAATCCGTCGACGTCGTCTCCTTTTCCCACCGCGGTTTCGGCGGCCACCTGATCTGGAGCGGACACCTCTGCGACCACCTCGCGCAATACTTCGCCAACTCCGGCAGCCCCACCAAGGCACGCGAAGGCAACATCCACCACGGCGATCCCGCCGCGCGCAGCCTGCCGATGATTTCGCACCTCGGCATCATGCTCTCGAACGTCATCGGCGCCGTCGACTCGCAGCGCCGCGCCGGCAAGCCCGCCGTCGGCTTCGCCTTCTTCGGCGACGGCTCCAGCTCCACCGGCGATGTCCACGAATCACTCAACCTCGCCGCGCTGCTCGGCGTGCCGGTCGTGTTCGTGATCGAGAACAACAAATACGCCTACTCGACGCCCGTCTGCGAACAGTTCGTCTCGCCCAATCTCTTCGAACGCGCGAAGGGCTACGGCATGGAAGGTTTTTCCATGGATTGCAGCGACCCCGAGCACGTCGTCCGCACGCTCGGCGCCGCGATCGAACGCGCCCGCACCACCTCGCGACCGATCCTAATCGAAGCCCACACCTTCCGCCTGCGCGGCCACGCCGCCTACGACACCTGCGACTACATGCAGCCCGGCGAAGCCGAGGCGATCCTCGCCGAGGACCCGCTCCCGCGCTGGCGCGCCAAGCTCGCCGCCGCCGGCCTCGGCGCGCAACTCGACGCCATCGACGCGCAGGTTCGCGAGTTCGTCGAGACGTCGATCAAAGCCGCAATGGCCCTGCCGCCCATCACGCCCGAGGGCATGCTCGAAGATCTCTTCGCGCCCGACGCGCCCGCCTTGCCCTGGAAGGCTGAACCGGCGGCCGCGGAAAACATCACCATGGCGCAGGCGATCAACCGGGCTCTCCGCAAGATCCTCGCCGAGCGTCCCGAGTCACTCGTGCTCGGCCAGGACATCGGCACCTACGGCGGCGCGTTCAAAGTCACCGAAAGCCTCCTCAAAGACTTCGGCCGTCCGCGCGTGCTCAGCACACCGCTCTGCGAATCCGCTTCGACCGGCTACGCCATCGGCCTCGCCTCCATCGGCCATCGTCCGATCGAGGAGTTCCAGTTCGCCGACTTCGCCACCGACGCCACGACGCAAATCGTGCTCAACGCCGCGACCTATCACTTCCGCGCCGGCCAGAAAGTCCCGCTCGTCTTCCGCTTCCCTTGCGGCGGCGGCCTCACCTTCGGCTCATTCCACTCGCAGGAACTCGAGTCCGCGCTCCTCTCCTTCCCCGGCCTCAAGGCGCTTTACCCGTCCACGCCGCAGGACGCCTTCAACGCGCTCCTCGCCGCCTACGAAGACGACAACCCAGTCATCGTTTTCGAGCACAAGGGCCTCTACCGCCGCGGCAAACACCCGGTGCAGTGGGACCCGAACTACCGCTCTGTCTGGCAACCGCACCACGTGCGCACCGGCGACTTCGCTACGATCGTCACCTACGGCGAAATGGTCCTGCACTGCACCGACGCCTGCCAATATTTCGCCGACGAATACGAGACGACCTTCGACCTCTTCGACCTGCGCGCGCTCTCGCCGCTGAAGCTCGACGCCATCAAAGCCTCCGTCGCGCGCACCGGCCGACTCGTGATCGTGCACGAAGGCCGCAAGACGCACGGCTTCGGCGCCGAACTCGTCGCGCGACTGACCGAGGAACACTGGGGCCAGCTCAAAGCCGCCCCGCTCCGCATCGCCGCGCTGGACATTCCGGTCCCCTTCGCCCCCGAACTCGAAGCCGTCTACCGCCCGAGCAAAGACAAAATCATCGACGCCATCGCGGCGTGGATGGGCTAG